The Struthio camelus isolate bStrCam1 chromosome 24, bStrCam1.hap1, whole genome shotgun sequence genome includes a window with the following:
- the CDKN1A gene encoding cyclin-dependent kinase inhibitor 1, giving the protein MPLSQSRAGQQMPCSSKVCRNLFGPVDHHQLQNDFQDLLRQQLEEAQHRWNFDFETDTPLEGCFKWERVVFADQQLHSPSKANSSGSWSCSSAHKVPSKDRLGQACSEVPQQGSEACTAGSPQRLKRRQTTIKDFYNSKRRIVPDKPKP; this is encoded by the exons ATGCCTCTGTCGCAGAGCAGGGCTGGCCAGCAGatgccctgcagcagcaaggtgtgcaggaacctctttggcCCTGTGGACCACCACCAGCTCCAAAATGACTTCCAGGACCTGTTGAGgcaacagctggaagaagcccaGCACCGCTGGAACTTTGACTTTGAGACAGACACACCCTTGGAAGGATGCTTCAAGTGGGAGAGGGTTGTCTTTGCTgaccagcagctgcacagcccaTCCAAGGCCAACAGCAGTGGGAGTTGGAGCTGCTCCTCAGCCCACAAGGTACCCTCCAAGGACCGTCTTGGCCAGGCCTGCTCTGAGGTGCCTCAGCAGGGCTCTGAGGCTTGCACGGCTGGTTCCCCACAGCGCTTGAAACGCAGGCAGACCACCATCAAAG ACTTCTACAACTCCAAGCGGAGAATCGTCCCCGACAAGCCCAAGCCGTGA